A single region of the Corallococcus silvisoli genome encodes:
- the cas7c gene encoding type I-C CRISPR-associated protein Cas7/Csd2, with amino-acid sequence MSLIKNRYDFVLLFDVKDGNPNGDPDAGNLPRLDLETGHGLVTDVCLKRKVRNYVQLVHGCADGQDIYVKERALLSALHAEAYGRLGLKVQEDSEESPAEAEAEKAEAKGKGKAEKKRKSSDGEVVRKVRDEMCRRYFDVRTFGAVMSLKEANAGQVRGPVQLTFGRSVDPVVAAEHTITRMAVATRKEADQQQGDNRTMGRKNTVPYGLYRAHGFVAPALAKQTGFGEEDLGLLWKALLEMFDHDRSAARGLMATRRLLVFRHASELGNAPAHKLFDAVTVRRKDESRPPRDFTDYALSVGSVPPGVEVMELGG; translated from the coding sequence ATGTCGCTCATCAAGAATCGCTATGACTTCGTCCTGCTGTTCGATGTGAAGGATGGAAACCCCAACGGGGACCCGGATGCGGGCAACCTGCCGCGTCTGGACCTGGAGACGGGGCATGGTCTCGTCACCGACGTGTGCCTCAAGCGCAAGGTGCGGAACTACGTGCAGCTTGTGCACGGATGCGCGGACGGCCAGGACATCTACGTGAAGGAGCGGGCGTTGCTCTCCGCGCTCCACGCGGAGGCTTACGGCCGACTGGGGTTGAAGGTGCAGGAGGACAGCGAGGAGTCCCCGGCTGAAGCCGAAGCCGAGAAGGCGGAGGCCAAGGGGAAGGGCAAGGCGGAGAAGAAGCGCAAGTCCTCGGATGGAGAGGTGGTGCGCAAGGTGCGCGACGAGATGTGCCGGCGCTATTTCGATGTGCGCACGTTCGGGGCGGTGATGTCGCTGAAGGAGGCGAACGCGGGGCAGGTGCGTGGGCCGGTGCAGCTCACCTTTGGTCGCTCGGTGGATCCGGTCGTCGCGGCGGAGCACACCATCACGCGGATGGCGGTGGCGACGCGCAAGGAAGCGGATCAGCAGCAGGGCGACAACCGGACGATGGGGCGCAAGAACACGGTGCCTTACGGCCTGTACCGCGCGCACGGCTTCGTGGCTCCGGCGCTGGCGAAGCAGACGGGGTTCGGGGAGGAGGACCTGGGCTTGCTGTGGAAGGCGCTGTTGGAGATGTTCGACCATGACCGGAGCGCGGCGCGCGGGCTGATGGCGACGCGGCGGCTCCTGGTGTTCCGCCACGCGAGCGAGCTGGGCAATGCGCCCGCGCACAAGCTGTTCGACGCGGTGACGGTGCGGCGCAAGGACGAGTCCCGGCCGCCGCGCGACTTCACGGACTACGCGCTGAGCGTGGGGAGCGTGCCGCCGGGCGTGGAGGTGATGGAGCTGGGCGGATGA
- the cas4 gene encoding CRISPR-associated protein Cas4, whose amino-acid sequence MSAGPSESDAFVPISGLQHLVYCERQAALIHVERIWEEDAATVAGKLFHERVDRVGNDRRETGRVARALPLRSERLGLVGQADTVEYHPDATAPGGLRPFPVEYKRGRVKSERADRVQLCAQALCLEEMHGVSVPEGALFYGASHRRVGVVFDVALREATESAARRLATLILERRVPRAVYDARCAPCSLKPRCLPESVSDPGRAVRHLARMLKVEEEA is encoded by the coding sequence ATGAGCGCCGGGCCCAGTGAATCCGACGCCTTCGTACCCATCTCCGGTCTCCAGCATCTGGTGTATTGCGAGCGGCAGGCCGCGCTCATCCACGTCGAACGCATCTGGGAGGAGGACGCCGCGACGGTGGCGGGCAAGCTCTTCCACGAGCGGGTGGACCGGGTGGGCAACGACCGCCGTGAGACAGGGAGGGTGGCGAGGGCGCTGCCGCTGCGCTCGGAACGGCTGGGCCTGGTGGGGCAGGCGGACACGGTGGAGTACCACCCGGACGCGACGGCACCGGGAGGGCTGCGGCCCTTCCCGGTGGAGTACAAGCGGGGAAGGGTGAAGTCGGAGCGCGCGGATCGAGTGCAGCTCTGCGCGCAGGCCCTGTGTCTGGAGGAGATGCACGGCGTGTCGGTCCCGGAGGGCGCGCTCTTCTACGGAGCGAGCCACCGGAGGGTGGGGGTGGTGTTCGACGTGGCGCTGCGCGAAGCGACGGAGTCCGCGGCGCGGAGGCTGGCGACGCTCATCCTGGAGCGACGGGTGCCGCGCGCGGTGTACGACGCGCGGTGCGCGCCGTGCTCATTGAAGCCCCGCTGTCTGCCCGAGTCGGTGTCGGATCCGGGCCGTGCGGTGAGGCATCTGGCCCGGATGCTGAAGGTGGAGGAGGAGGCATGA
- the cas1c gene encoding type I-C CRISPR-associated endonuclease Cas1c: protein MSLQLNTLFVTTEGAYLRKDHETVVVRVEEATRVQVPLQHLASVVCFGRVGVSPELMSALAEAGVHVAFFSPTGRFLARVEGMPGGNVVLRRGQFRCADDGPRTLALARAMVAGKVYNTRQFLLHAKRDAADARRQGLAEATERLASSLRTLGSAETLDAVRGVEGNAAREYFAVFPLLVKREEEAFRFEGRSRRPPKDRINALLSFGYALLAQDCAGAAAGVGLDAAVGYLHGERPGRLSLALDLMEELRAAVVDRLVLSLVNRGQVGAGDFVEDAAGGWRMSDAARKTFLVAYQEAKQVQVQHEFLGQQVPWGRVPHLQALLLARVIRGDLEVYPPFRMR from the coding sequence ATGAGTCTTCAGCTCAACACGCTGTTCGTGACGACGGAGGGGGCGTACCTGCGCAAGGACCACGAGACGGTGGTGGTCCGAGTGGAGGAGGCGACCCGGGTTCAGGTGCCCTTGCAGCATCTGGCGTCGGTGGTGTGTTTTGGGCGGGTGGGGGTGTCACCGGAGCTGATGTCGGCGCTGGCGGAGGCGGGGGTCCACGTGGCGTTCTTCTCCCCCACGGGGCGGTTCCTGGCGCGGGTGGAAGGAATGCCAGGTGGGAACGTGGTGCTGCGCCGGGGGCAGTTCCGGTGCGCGGATGATGGGCCGCGCACGCTGGCGTTGGCGCGGGCGATGGTGGCGGGCAAGGTCTACAACACGCGGCAGTTCCTGCTGCATGCGAAGCGCGACGCAGCGGATGCGCGGAGGCAGGGTCTGGCGGAGGCCACGGAGCGGCTGGCGTCGAGCCTGCGGACGTTGGGGAGCGCGGAGACGTTGGACGCGGTGCGAGGCGTGGAGGGGAACGCGGCCCGTGAGTACTTCGCGGTGTTCCCCTTGCTGGTGAAGCGCGAGGAAGAGGCGTTTCGGTTCGAGGGGAGGAGCCGGCGGCCGCCGAAGGACCGGATCAATGCGTTGCTGTCTTTCGGGTATGCGCTGTTGGCGCAGGACTGCGCGGGTGCGGCGGCGGGGGTCGGGTTGGATGCGGCGGTGGGATATTTGCATGGGGAGCGCCCAGGCAGGTTGTCGTTGGCATTGGACCTGATGGAGGAGCTTCGGGCGGCGGTGGTGGATCGTCTGGTGTTGTCGCTGGTGAACCGGGGGCAGGTGGGGGCGGGGGACTTCGTGGAGGATGCTGCGGGTGGCTGGAGGATGAGCGACGCGGCGAGGAAGACGTTCCTGGTGGCGTACCAGGAGGCGAAGCAGGTGCAGGTCCAGCACGAGTTCCTGGGGCAACAGGTGCCGTGGGGGCGGGTGCCGCACCTTCAGGCCCTGTTGTTGGCGAGGGTCATCCGAGGGGACCTGGAGGTGTACCCGCCCTTCAGGATGAGGTGA
- the cas2 gene encoding CRISPR-associated endonuclease Cas2 produces the protein MLVLVCYDVANDDAAGARRLRRIAEACKDRGVRVQYSLFECRVGKREWVALRQRLLDEADLAKDSLRFYFLHADEETRCEHHGVRPPMDPTGTLIV, from the coding sequence ATGCTGGTGCTGGTCTGTTACGACGTGGCGAACGACGACGCAGCGGGGGCCCGGCGGTTGAGGAGGATCGCGGAGGCGTGCAAGGACCGCGGGGTGCGGGTGCAGTATTCGTTGTTCGAGTGCCGCGTCGGGAAGCGTGAGTGGGTGGCTTTGCGCCAGCGGTTGTTGGATGAGGCGGACCTGGCGAAGGACAGCCTGCGTTTCTATTTTCTACACGCGGATGAAGAGACCCGATGTGAGCACCACGGGGTTCGACCCCCGATGGATCCCACAGGCACCCTCATCGTTTGA
- a CDS encoding cupin domain-containing protein, translating to MRSRFGAGPFLVGCGLAVVLGGGGAARAREPAPEFSYWHNWTDDHGVSHMTRCPVRSFDLKSMSPPAAPQWQARQPPGQAQVLFTVQPDGWKGSWHEDPKVQWIIPLSGTWFVEAMDGTRVELGPGDVSLGEDLNTRPDAQGHKGHLSGNVGPGPVTLMVVQLEEQATVNQPCRFK from the coding sequence ATGCGTTCACGGTTTGGAGCGGGTCCGTTCCTGGTGGGCTGCGGACTGGCGGTCGTGCTGGGCGGGGGTGGAGCGGCGCGGGCACGAGAGCCGGCTCCGGAGTTCAGCTACTGGCACAACTGGACGGACGACCACGGGGTCAGCCACATGACCCGGTGTCCCGTGCGGAGCTTTGATTTGAAGAGCATGTCGCCGCCCGCGGCTCCGCAATGGCAGGCGCGCCAGCCTCCCGGGCAGGCGCAGGTCCTCTTCACGGTCCAGCCTGACGGATGGAAGGGTTCGTGGCACGAGGACCCGAAGGTCCAGTGGATCATCCCGCTCTCCGGGACGTGGTTCGTCGAAGCGATGGACGGCACGCGCGTGGAGTTGGGTCCGGGGGACGTGTCCCTGGGCGAGGACTTGAACACGCGGCCGGACGCGCAGGGGCACAAGGGGCACCTCTCCGGCAACGTCGGTCCCGGGCCGGTGACCTTGATGGTCGTACAGTTGGAGGAGCAGGCCACGGTCAATCAACCGTGCCGGTTCAAGTGA
- a CDS encoding aldo/keto reductase, translating to MATQAPRELDDGNSIPPLGFGTWPLKGDEAARVVEMALRAGYRLIDTAARYDNEEAVGQGLRASGIARSEVFVTTKLRGADHGYDATLRAFDASARRLGLESVDLYLIHWPLPGRDLYVDSWRAFVRLREEGRVRSVGVSNFEPEHIQRLVMETGVMPVVNQVELHPDFAQQALREDAAARGILVEAWSPLGQGGDLLKREVITRLAKKHGRSPAQIILRWHVELGDVPIPKSQNPQRMRENLEVFDFRLDADDLAALATLDQGHRLGGDPKVYVEL from the coding sequence ATGGCCACGCAGGCTCCGCGCGAGTTGGACGACGGGAACTCGATTCCTCCCCTGGGCTTCGGCACCTGGCCGCTGAAGGGCGACGAGGCGGCCCGGGTGGTGGAGATGGCGCTGAGGGCGGGATACCGGCTCATCGACACGGCGGCGCGGTACGACAACGAGGAGGCGGTGGGACAGGGGCTGCGGGCGTCTGGCATTGCCCGCTCGGAGGTCTTCGTCACGACGAAGCTGCGCGGGGCGGACCACGGCTACGACGCGACCCTGCGGGCCTTTGATGCGAGCGCGCGAAGGCTGGGGTTGGAGTCGGTGGACCTGTACCTCATCCACTGGCCGCTGCCGGGGCGGGACCTCTACGTGGATTCGTGGCGAGCGTTCGTGCGGCTGAGGGAGGAGGGCCGGGTGCGCTCGGTCGGGGTGTCCAACTTCGAGCCGGAGCACATCCAGCGGCTGGTGATGGAGACGGGCGTGATGCCGGTGGTGAATCAGGTGGAGCTGCACCCGGACTTCGCGCAGCAGGCGCTCCGCGAGGACGCCGCCGCGCGGGGAATCCTGGTGGAGGCGTGGAGCCCGCTGGGACAGGGTGGGGACCTGCTGAAGCGCGAGGTCATCACCCGGCTGGCGAAGAAGCACGGCCGGAGTCCGGCGCAGATCATCCTCCGGTGGCACGTGGAGCTGGGAGACGTGCCCATCCCCAAGTCGCAGAACCCCCAGCGCATGCGCGAGAACCTGGAGGTCTTCGACTTCCGGCTGGACGCGGACGACCTGGCCGCGCTCGCGACGCTGGACCAAGGCCACCGGTTGGGCGGCGACCCGAAGGTGTACGTCGAGTTGTAG
- a CDS encoding dioxygenase family protein, with amino-acid sequence MAAFSRRRVLRVLGTGLVALPFLTQLECGDDDDTGTPDAGTHPTWATTGTAAITQATRDFDPFTEAPSAPCTLTCAMTQGPCYAPTRVAQDVTDGLAGVPVRFAFQLLDEDCQPITDASVDIWHAMPTGVYSGESENLAFCAGSAASEVEPFQYFRGVQFTDSRGRVDFYSCYPGWYSSRTVHLHLTVRRGVTPDGGYSEQTEFLTTQLFFDDALSDDIYGTVATYARTETRDTNNTDDTVIAASAVDAYLFNETVMDDGSLLCAKTLILRASTSEALCDAPGGSGSTDGGEGGPGPGGSPPPDDGGFIPPPGDGGAPPAP; translated from the coding sequence ATGGCGGCGTTTTCGCGGCGGAGGGTGCTGCGGGTGCTGGGCACGGGGCTGGTGGCGTTGCCGTTCCTGACGCAGCTCGAGTGCGGCGATGACGACGACACGGGGACGCCGGACGCGGGGACGCACCCGACGTGGGCGACCACGGGGACGGCGGCCATCACCCAGGCGACGCGGGATTTTGATCCATTCACGGAGGCGCCGAGCGCGCCGTGCACGTTGACGTGCGCGATGACACAGGGGCCGTGTTACGCGCCGACGCGGGTGGCCCAGGACGTCACGGATGGGCTCGCGGGCGTGCCGGTGCGCTTCGCGTTCCAGCTGTTGGATGAGGACTGCCAGCCCATCACGGATGCGTCGGTGGACATCTGGCACGCGATGCCGACGGGGGTCTACTCGGGCGAGTCGGAGAACCTGGCGTTCTGCGCGGGCAGCGCGGCCAGCGAGGTCGAGCCGTTCCAGTACTTCCGGGGCGTGCAGTTCACGGACTCGCGGGGACGGGTGGACTTCTATTCGTGCTACCCGGGTTGGTACTCCAGCCGCACGGTGCACCTGCACCTGACGGTGCGGCGGGGCGTCACCCCCGACGGGGGCTACAGCGAGCAGACGGAGTTCCTGACGACGCAGCTGTTCTTCGACGACGCGCTGTCGGACGACATCTACGGCACCGTGGCGACGTATGCCCGGACGGAGACGCGGGACACGAACAACACGGACGACACGGTCATCGCCGCGTCCGCGGTGGATGCGTACCTGTTCAACGAGACGGTGATGGACGACGGGTCGCTGCTCTGCGCGAAGACGCTCATCCTGCGTGCGTCCACGTCCGAGGCGCTGTGCGACGCGCCCGGCGGTTCGGGTTCGACGGACGGCGGCGAGGGCGGGCCGGGGCCAGGAGGCAGCCCGCCGCCCGACGATGGGGGCTTCATCCCGCCACCGGGCGATGGGGGTGCGCCACCGGCGCCCTGA
- a CDS encoding serine/threonine-protein kinase: protein MRGLDATGGTMLYAGTPPPGPAGVVPVTPSPMSSPTPVVPSLVGQEFGRFRIVRELGRGGMGTVFLAEHTLIQKRVAIKVLHAHLAQAPELIARFLSEARTLTLVQHENVVTLYDLDSRDGRPYLVMEYLEGDSLANFARGPMAPALVVDLMTQVCDALGAAHAHGIVHRDLKPANVFLVPGPNGRHRVKLLDFGIAKLLSRPAGEMTTEVGVLLGTPEFMAPEQCGDGLVDARSDIYAAGVLAYLLLTGQVPFVGRTAAEILVGHLQKEPVAPHELNPAVPEALSRVLLRALAKRPEHRFTSAIELRAALEAALAPPPAPSAAPLTALLRGTGALASVELKGEWVGRSGLFFQLTAPPPALLSDVSLVLRLPGGDLPCAAQVVRHVTAEQAQSWHMSPGFGVQLRDSSPAFQAQLAQLRTGTRPGASQPTAAGGFPTPEDAQAEAVLQGFRRRLAGDPYAVLELPRDATLEAVRTAAQRSRGALELLKARQLSDAQRNQVDRALERVAGALHTLGHVERRVEYDATLGNVEGIERCLAAGLTATMLEQCRRRFLAGNTGREGRAAVHRLSGDALASVGRLEEALAAYELAVRADPLDLEGLKRWRFLRARVRGSTVTR, encoded by the coding sequence ATGCGCGGACTGGATGCGACCGGCGGCACGATGCTCTACGCCGGCACGCCGCCGCCGGGACCGGCCGGGGTGGTGCCCGTGACGCCGTCGCCCATGTCGTCGCCCACGCCCGTGGTGCCGTCGCTGGTGGGCCAGGAGTTCGGCCGCTTCCGCATCGTGCGCGAGCTGGGCCGCGGCGGCATGGGCACCGTGTTCCTCGCGGAGCACACCCTCATCCAGAAGCGCGTGGCCATCAAGGTGCTCCACGCGCACCTGGCCCAGGCCCCGGAGCTCATCGCGCGCTTCCTCTCCGAGGCCCGCACGCTCACGCTCGTGCAGCACGAGAACGTCGTCACCCTCTATGACCTGGACTCGCGCGACGGGCGCCCGTACCTCGTCATGGAGTACCTGGAGGGGGACAGCCTCGCCAACTTCGCCCGCGGCCCCATGGCCCCGGCGCTGGTGGTCGACCTGATGACCCAGGTCTGTGACGCGCTGGGCGCCGCGCACGCGCACGGCATCGTCCACCGCGACCTCAAGCCCGCCAACGTCTTCCTCGTCCCCGGCCCCAACGGTCGGCACCGCGTGAAGCTGCTCGACTTCGGCATCGCCAAGCTCCTGTCCCGCCCCGCCGGGGAGATGACCACCGAGGTGGGCGTCCTGCTGGGCACCCCGGAGTTCATGGCCCCCGAGCAGTGCGGCGATGGACTGGTGGACGCGCGCAGCGACATCTACGCGGCCGGCGTGCTCGCGTACCTGCTGCTCACCGGCCAGGTGCCCTTCGTCGGCCGCACCGCCGCTGAAATCCTCGTGGGTCACCTGCAGAAGGAGCCGGTCGCGCCGCACGAGCTGAACCCCGCCGTGCCGGAGGCCCTGTCCCGCGTGCTGCTGCGCGCCCTGGCCAAGCGGCCCGAACACCGCTTCACCTCCGCCATCGAGCTGCGAGCCGCCCTGGAGGCGGCCCTCGCGCCGCCGCCCGCGCCGTCCGCCGCGCCGCTCACCGCGCTCCTGCGCGGCACCGGCGCCCTGGCCTCCGTCGAGCTCAAGGGCGAGTGGGTGGGCCGCTCCGGCCTCTTCTTCCAGCTCACCGCCCCGCCCCCCGCGCTCCTGTCGGACGTGTCGCTGGTGCTGCGGCTGCCCGGGGGCGACCTGCCCTGCGCCGCGCAGGTGGTCCGCCACGTCACCGCCGAGCAGGCCCAGTCGTGGCACATGTCCCCGGGCTTCGGCGTGCAGCTGCGCGACTCCAGCCCCGCCTTCCAGGCCCAGCTCGCCCAGCTGCGCACCGGCACGCGGCCGGGGGCCTCGCAGCCCACGGCGGCGGGCGGCTTCCCCACGCCCGAGGACGCGCAGGCGGAGGCCGTCCTCCAGGGCTTCCGCCGGCGGCTCGCCGGGGACCCCTACGCCGTCCTGGAGCTGCCTCGGGACGCCACCCTGGAGGCCGTGCGCACCGCCGCCCAGCGCTCGCGCGGCGCCCTGGAGCTGCTCAAGGCCCGGCAGCTGTCGGACGCCCAGCGCAACCAGGTGGACCGGGCGCTGGAGCGCGTGGCCGGCGCGCTCCACACGCTGGGGCATGTGGAGCGGCGCGTGGAGTACGACGCCACGCTGGGCAACGTGGAGGGCATCGAGCGCTGCCTCGCCGCGGGCCTCACCGCCACCATGCTGGAGCAGTGCCGCCGCCGCTTCCTCGCGGGCAACACCGGCCGCGAGGGCCGCGCCGCCGTGCACCGGCTGTCCGGGGACGCGCTGGCGTCCGTGGGCCGGCTGGAAGAGGCGCTCGCCGCGTATGAGCTGGCGGTCCGCGCGGACCCGCTGGACCTGGAGGGGCTCAAGCGCTGGCGCTTCCTCCGGGCCCGGGTGCGGGGCTCGACCGTCACCCGGTAG
- a CDS encoding ABC1 kinase family protein, with amino-acid sequence MASEPDDKLPPQGRFNRLRKLAGLSMQVGSEVLKTGARRLSGGDPSDLLTLGAAEKLVATLGEMKGAAMKLGQALSMDPDLLTPEVRQMLARLQNQAPAMSYAQVSRVVKEELGAPPEELFREFSPDALAAASLGQVHRAVLHDGRHVAVKVQYPGIDASMGHDMDNLGLLVKTVSKTSRMMDGTAYFREFRDELMLELDYRREAKLAAGFAKSVATLPDLYVPQVIEDRSARRVLTLELLEGQTLKDWVTTSPDNAARFRVASQLIRATYGPFLVAGEIHADPHPGNFMVMPDGRMGLLDFGSIKRFSPGFVTSNRRMFQQALRLEMLDVLGLCREVGFSMELPEAEAEELLREVLHIAGRPMRASPFDYGTSDINRDLRNHFTRNAARFLRIKPPPEAMMFFRATGGLSQNLRLVGASGDFRQVFLDVGALAGD; translated from the coding sequence ATGGCTTCCGAACCCGACGACAAGCTGCCGCCCCAGGGGCGCTTCAACCGCCTGCGCAAGCTGGCGGGCCTCTCCATGCAGGTGGGGTCGGAGGTGCTCAAGACGGGGGCCCGGCGCCTCTCCGGGGGAGACCCCTCGGACCTGCTCACCCTGGGGGCCGCGGAGAAGCTGGTGGCCACCCTGGGGGAGATGAAGGGCGCGGCCATGAAGCTGGGCCAGGCGCTCTCCATGGACCCGGACCTGCTCACGCCGGAGGTGCGGCAGATGCTGGCCCGGCTCCAGAACCAGGCGCCGGCCATGTCCTACGCGCAGGTGTCGCGCGTGGTGAAGGAGGAGCTGGGCGCGCCGCCGGAGGAGCTGTTCCGCGAGTTCTCCCCGGACGCGCTGGCCGCCGCGTCGCTCGGCCAGGTGCACCGCGCGGTGCTGCATGACGGCCGTCACGTGGCGGTGAAGGTGCAGTACCCCGGCATCGACGCGTCCATGGGCCATGACATGGACAACCTGGGCCTCCTCGTGAAGACGGTGTCCAAGACGTCGCGGATGATGGACGGCACCGCGTACTTCCGGGAGTTCCGCGACGAGCTCATGCTGGAGCTGGACTACCGCCGCGAGGCGAAGCTCGCCGCCGGCTTCGCGAAGAGCGTGGCGACGCTGCCGGACCTGTACGTGCCCCAGGTCATCGAGGACCGGAGCGCGCGCCGCGTCCTCACGCTGGAGCTGCTGGAGGGCCAGACGCTCAAGGACTGGGTGACGACGTCACCGGACAACGCCGCGCGCTTCCGCGTCGCGAGCCAGCTCATCCGCGCCACCTACGGCCCCTTCCTGGTCGCGGGCGAAATCCACGCGGACCCCCACCCGGGCAACTTCATGGTGATGCCGGACGGGCGCATGGGCCTGCTGGACTTCGGCTCCATCAAGCGCTTCAGCCCGGGCTTCGTCACCTCCAACCGCCGCATGTTCCAGCAGGCGCTGCGCCTGGAGATGCTGGACGTGCTGGGGCTGTGCCGCGAGGTCGGCTTCTCCATGGAGCTGCCGGAGGCGGAGGCGGAGGAGCTGCTGCGCGAGGTGCTGCACATCGCCGGGCGGCCCATGCGCGCGTCCCCGTTCGACTACGGCACCAGCGACATCAACCGCGACCTGCGCAATCACTTCACGCGAAACGCCGCGCGCTTCCTGCGCATCAAGCCGCCCCCGGAAGCGATGATGTTCTTCCGCGCCACCGGAGGCCTGTCCCAGAACCTGCGCCTGGTGGGCGCGAGCGGCGACTTCCGGCAGGTGTTCCTGGACGTCGGCGCGCTCGCGGGCGACTGA
- a CDS encoding response regulator, whose translation MSEMKIRVLIVDDDADQLALAERTLSSYNFEVRTHRSSLGVSNLVRTTAPDLVLLDVNIPALSGDKVLTLARQQAPEHTRFVLYSASDESKLRALALAAGADGYLSKSTQGADLARKLERLHKRPRVAAGT comes from the coding sequence ATGTCGGAGATGAAGATTCGCGTCCTCATCGTGGACGATGATGCGGACCAGCTCGCGCTGGCGGAGCGGACGCTGTCCTCCTACAACTTCGAGGTGCGCACGCACCGCTCGTCGCTGGGGGTCTCCAACCTGGTGCGGACCACGGCGCCGGACCTGGTGTTGCTGGACGTGAACATCCCGGCGCTCAGCGGCGACAAGGTGCTGACGCTGGCCCGGCAGCAGGCCCCGGAGCACACGCGCTTCGTCCTCTACTCCGCCTCCGACGAGTCGAAGCTGCGCGCGCTGGCGCTGGCCGCGGGCGCGGACGGCTACCTGTCCAAGAGCACGCAGGGCGCGGACCTGGCGCGCAAGCTGGAGCGGCTGCACAAGCGCCCGCGCGTCGCCGCCGGGACGTAA
- a CDS encoding sensor histidine kinase, whose protein sequence is MSPRAATHPPPPNSAGVPDAPELPRKHREPLASHSALVRKLGAGTGRQAIIFELARWALELNDTALAVLTPTTVVLANPRWHALGRVRGPWRREGEAGRWMALRDVGQEEAAAVRAQAAEGPRVTRYRQEGDVRPRLLEVRAERVAGTARGQVLLQVRDITAQARAEEELTSARAALREREQLRALGELTAGIAHDLRNTLNAMRMRLEMFQAEAAPSPSGRDHLEAMERIVSDASARVDRLRDFSRGKTGAVLERIQLADVVRDAVDLARSGLEHRPRKGGKALRLDVETQERLPEVSGSAMELRYVIINLLINAREAMPRGGLLRVRAFKAGRSVRITVEDEGLGIPEESLPHLFTSFFTTKGDKGTGLGLAMAHGVVTRAGGRLTAANRPEGGAVMTLSFPALKSPGRLKAS, encoded by the coding sequence ATGAGCCCGCGCGCCGCCACCCATCCGCCTCCCCCCAACAGCGCTGGAGTTCCCGACGCGCCGGAGCTGCCGCGCAAGCACCGTGAGCCGCTGGCCAGTCACTCCGCCCTGGTGCGCAAGCTGGGGGCAGGCACCGGGAGGCAGGCCATCATCTTCGAGCTCGCGCGCTGGGCGCTGGAGCTGAACGACACCGCGCTCGCGGTGCTGACCCCGACCACCGTCGTGCTGGCCAACCCCCGCTGGCACGCGCTGGGACGCGTTCGCGGGCCGTGGCGGCGCGAGGGCGAAGCCGGGCGGTGGATGGCCCTGCGCGACGTGGGCCAGGAGGAGGCGGCGGCGGTGCGAGCCCAAGCGGCGGAGGGGCCGCGCGTCACGCGCTACCGCCAGGAGGGCGACGTCCGGCCCCGGCTGCTGGAGGTGCGCGCCGAGCGCGTCGCCGGCACCGCGCGGGGACAGGTGCTGCTCCAGGTGCGCGACATCACCGCCCAGGCGCGCGCCGAGGAGGAGCTGACGAGCGCGCGCGCCGCCCTGCGGGAGCGCGAGCAGCTGCGCGCCCTGGGAGAGCTGACGGCGGGCATCGCGCACGACCTGCGCAACACGCTCAACGCCATGCGGATGCGGCTGGAGATGTTCCAGGCGGAGGCGGCCCCCTCGCCATCCGGCCGGGATCACCTGGAGGCGATGGAGCGCATCGTGTCCGACGCGAGCGCCCGCGTGGACCGCCTGCGGGACTTCTCCCGCGGCAAGACGGGCGCCGTCCTGGAGCGCATCCAGTTGGCGGACGTGGTCCGCGACGCGGTGGACCTCGCCCGGAGCGGCCTGGAGCACCGGCCCCGGAAGGGGGGCAAGGCGCTGCGCCTGGACGTGGAGACGCAGGAGCGGCTTCCGGAGGTCTCCGGTTCGGCGATGGAGCTGCGGTACGTCATCATCAACCTGCTCATCAACGCGCGCGAAGCGATGCCCCGGGGCGGCCTGTTGCGCGTGCGCGCCTTCAAGGCGGGGAGGTCGGTGCGCATCACCGTGGAGGACGAGGGCCTGGGCATCCCGGAGGAGTCCCTGCCCCACCTCTTCACGTCCTTCTTCACCACCAAGGGAGACAAGGGCACGGGCCTGGGCCTGGCCATGGCCCACGGCGTGGTGACGCGCGCGGGCGGCCGGCTCACCGCGGCCAACCGTCCCGAGGGGGGCGCGGTGATGACCCTCAGCTTCCCCGCGCTGAAGTCGCCCGGGCGCCTCAAGGCCTCCTAG